The genome window tttttttttaatttttttaagtgtCTCTCTGATTCAGATTTGAATTGTGTGATAAGTACCAACTATTTACTTTCATTATGTGTGTACTATTTAAATGATTGATGCGAGTGCTAAAATTGTTTGTTCTGGGAAACAATTTTGTCGAAGATTGTCAGGGtgaaagtttttcattttgtttttttattttagcgAAATTAAGATACACCTAGATTCATTGTTTTCAAAGAATGAAAGGTGATCTCTATTTAACTAGATATACAtcagaaatattttttgaatagtTCAACACCCAAGAGTAGGAGAAACGACTACTACGACATTAATTacgaaattaaaattcttcAAATGTTTGCATAGTTCCACTACAAAGAGTATTTCAAATTCGAAGATGTTTGTTctaattttagttttcttcTCTTCGTTTATCGATATTGGTGTTCATTTGACGAGGGATTTGCTCAATGCTCAATTATCTGAAATTCTGTGAAGACGAAATAAGACACACCGagttttttgtaatttttctaactcataattatatttcacttatttaatttaaattatgtgtgtgtgtgtgtgggtgtatttggtatggtgtgtgtgtatgtaagtgTACCTAAACAAATGCTGCGACACATATGAATAAACACTTAGTTTATTGTACACATTTCTCTTTGTTTGATAGACTGTCATGTTGCTTACAGTTAATAGATAAACTGACACAATACAGCTTAAGatatgcgtgtatgtgtgtgacaGTGTGTGAATGGGTGTCTGTGTATGTATATCTTATGATtctgtttatatatatatttctttcgGTTTAtgcttattataaatattagttATCGTCTGaccatttaatgcaaaattaattataagtaatttatgtatttacagAGTGTTTTCATTACTTAATTATCTACGCTTACAaacgcacatacacacgcacttatactcacacatacgcacacccacacacacagctgcactcacatacacacaaacaaatcGATCATTTATACCCAACAAATCTCGTGTCCTGATTTCCACTCTCTGTatccatttattttttgttttataaaattctCACTAACTTTgtctatttgttgttgctgaaatgttatttatatatattttttgttgttgctttgttttttttttataaatagtttattcCTTGTCTGTTACTCGTTTTGCTGTAGTTTGTGTTGccaatttgtgtttttgtttttttggtgcCGCAGTTATCCAAATGAAAACAgatataacatttaaattgtatgtaGCTTTTATgttcgattttattattatttaagagTTAATTAAATCTACAGTTTGCTactaatgaatttatttacagtGCTCGCACATTTTCATCAATTTCCATCGATTTCCAGCCAATCACCACTTACCATCAATTTTCATTCAGCTTGCGTTAAGCACAATTATAAATCGCATTTCCATATGCTCTTCTCTTCAATCAGCCAAAACTAATTATCTCTCTACCgatgctctctctttctatatatatgtatatacatggTACTATCGAACCCAAATTGGAAAgcttttaacaaatttgttcaACACGAATTTCTCTACcagttttgttattgtgtttttcattttcatttgcgtttgcgtttttgAGTGTGTTTCTATGTGACAATTTAATGAGCCCGATAATGCTGATGAATTGGGTAGCTAGTGAGTTGTTAAGCAATTATATAAATTCAGATTGATTTCGTACTGTTTTACCCTAGCAGATAGTTTTCCACTTTGAACGTGGGGATAAGAACTAATCGAGTGTTGAATGATAATATGGAGCATTGaattttgtgcaaaattataaagccaacacaatttcaatttctaatttaaattaatggtaaattaaattaaatatctttcaatgtataaaaatatatatataaaatacctCATCTGCCAGGGTTTGCTAAAAATCAACTTGCGATGTTCTTTTATGTAGTTTTAAATTTGCGATTTAAATGAGCAAATCATATGAAAATTTTGGATGCTACTCAGactaaaataaactttaaatatacGGATTTGAATACACTAAAAACCTGCGGAATGCTATTTATTTACAGCgaataatttgttgtattgtgttttggttttcaGGCTAATCGAATAACAGTGAGCGACAGAAGTTTGTATACGATCGACTGACTGACGGGGCTTGAATATGAAGCATATTTATAGCTAGTAAGTCTTAATTCATAATGAGAAATGTCGGTAATCTGTTTTTCTATTGGCAAGTGAAGTGGTGTGCCAACAAATGCGCTAAGTGATcacaaaatgtgttttatcTGACAATATTAAGATAACAAAATACTTAcatcaaaagaaatatttattgcaaattgtgAATTACTTTTGTGACCACAAGTgcatttgctgtttgctgttctACAGTTGGCTTAACTCTTAACTAGTTATcgatatatgtttatatataaagAGATACTTATTTATTCtgattattttgtttgctttttatatatatttttttgtgttgttctcCATGGTTGATTCCGTTTTTCGTCTGCTTGGCTAAACTTACTCGAAATCGCTTAAAGTTAGAgagttttttgttattcacTAAGTGCATGTTTATCTTTAGATACGAAATCAATGCGATccgattcgattcgattcaaTCATGTCTTGAATTTAACTaaactgcagctttcttataTCATCATtcccatcatcatcgtcatcgttatCAATAGCATTGCGATGATTGTAGAGTTCACCATCATATCCTTGGGGGTTCCATTCCTTCATCTCATGCACTGCACAAGCCGTCGACTATCGAGGCGATTGCTGGGACGGGGGCGGGCATTAaatgtagttgctgttgctgcagctgctgctgctgtcgctgcaactgttgttggGTAGTGCGACAATTGCCTCGGTGGCAACTTTGACAGCTGCAACAGCGCGGCCATTGTCTCAGACGTCGCACCACTCACATACCAATGCTGCAGGCAGCAGGAGACGATGCTCAGCAGCATGCAACAAATTCCGCAATAgaaactgttgctgttgctgctcgaaTTGTGCTGCATTGCCGCCGGGTGTTCACCTGACAATAACAAACAAGAATAGAACAACATATAAATGTCAACATGGatgataataaaagtaaagtgaaagtgaaaagtgcATTGTTAGTTGTTAATTGTTAACAAGACTCCAGTGAAGCGCATGCGTAAACGGATGCAATTTAGCTGAGCAGCTCTTCAAGcaattgctgtcgttgttgctgctctgaTTACCTGTGTCAGGGCAGGTTCAATCGCCCCAGGGCATaaagtcacacacacataaaggGGCATCTTCTTGGCTCGCATCAGAGCACTGATAATATCGACGacttgctattgctgctgctgcagttgctccacTTTGCCTGTGCGCATTTCCTGTTTGCCAAACAAGCAActaacaacatcgacaacaacaacaacaacacgttGTTATGTGTTATATGCGCACTTGAGCACACAGAAGCGgttgctgcctctgcttctgctgttgaagttgatgttgtttgctctatatgtgtgtgtgtgtctttccACCTGAAGCAGCTCTTGATTATTGGCATTTCAGCTCACAAGAAATAATTTCCGCACTTCTTTCATACAGTGTGTTTTCCCTGTTTTCTCCACGTTCCCCACTTTTCCCCACTTGCGAACACTTCTTTCGTCTTCCCTTGTAGTTGGCATTCAATGCATTCAGTTGAAATGCTCAAATTGCAATGTGCGCGCTCTGCTAACAGGCAACTTCCTGTCATAAACATGCAAAACTGTCAAACACACaagtacacacatacatacacacactgaCATTCGCATACTcacgcagacacacacacacacacacattcagtacacacacatactcaccAATAATTACGTGCACGTAGACGCTGGAGGTTTTTGCCACAGTCGGCACACAGGTGTAGTTGCCGGTGTCGCCGGGCATGGCACGCTTGATTTTTAATCTATGGAAAAACagtgagagagacagcaaATAAATGAGTGAAAGGGATAGAACGAAGCATGCACAGTTGGTTAGTGGTGGCTGAAAGTGAATGCGAATTGCGAATGCCAGCAAATGAATAACCTACTCTATGCCAGGGCACGGTGTAGCTGCCACATCAAATGCGCCTGTCTCCTGCCCCCTTTCTACCCTTTCTCTTCTCCTACCAATTGGAGGCAAACGTTTTGTAGCATCaacattaaaaacttttgctaCTTTATGGGCGCGTattcctctctctccctctcttctaTAGTATCCTTTGACTATGAATCTGACTCTGAtactgatgctgatgctgactGCTGCTCTTATTGCCCGGCATCTGCATTTTATGGTCGACAGTGTCGTTAGTTAACGGCATAAATGCACAATGAGCACATGTAGCCATGTATAGCCATAGGGTAAACTCTCAGCTAACCAACCAACGAGCTACGAACACTGCACTTCAGCTACTCCCTGCTTCGTGTCCTCTTCCTGTGTGGACAGCAACTCTGCGACTGTAACTTCCGAGGGTGACAGCAAAAACTAAGGCAAATTAAAAGTCACACACGGCTAACTGCAGACAATTGTGTACGATATTATCCGTAGCTAGTTTATACGCTATGAAATACCCTTTGAGCGTCAGATTTAGTAATACAACAAGAATTTTATtagtattgaaaataatttccCATTTAATGACTTTCAAACCgactttaatatatttttaatgtctTTTTAATTGTCTctcttattgttattgttatttactttttcTAATAATACTTTATCTACTTATTAACTTAACAttatgatatttattatttaacatcttctcttttattaaaaatcttcaatattcttattttcttctaataaatattaactCTACATTTTCTACAGATGTTctgattatttattacttatgtaatgcattttatttatttattttgactattttttctttttaattactaactttaaatttaataatatctaaaattcttttttccttctattaaatttatactttGTTTCCTTAAAGAAGTACTTTCTTAATTAATCTCtgaatttctttatttacacgaacatttttattgcatattatttattaaattttactattttctttctttcctaAAGTGCTTCCAGTTTTCGCTTCAAATGGCTCTCTAAAGTTTTCTACTCAAATATATCCTGTAAAATTGAAAGCAATAGCTAGCATTCTCACTTCTTTCCGCTTCTCCACTCTTTGCATGTCTGCTATTCTTTGCAAGTGGAATTGTACTTTACATTTCCgctttacaatttaattaagtgcTCGACATTTTAAGGCAAATACTTGAAATGGATGTTCGAGTCGAGCTTTGTTTTGCAATCACACATACCTGGAAGTCAGGCCATCCGACCAATCATCCTCAACTCGTATCCTGGCCATGGAGCTGTCGATTTCGTTCTCGTTCTTGCTGTCGAGCATTTCGCTGCCTGCCAATTTGGAATGagcattcaaattaaattgttttcttatGTATGTGAGTGGGTatacattacgcatacgcacctTTGTACCAGAATATGTTGCCCAGCTCGTGTGGGCCTTGCATAATTTTGCAGGTTAGGTTAATGTCGCTGCCCGTTTTAACCATCAGATCGCTGGGTCCAAAGATTTCCGCTTTGAGCTCTGCTTAACAATGCCAAGAAAagggaaagggagagagagaatgaaaaaaagaatGCAGAACAAAAAGTCACTTAAGTTGAGAACACATATACAGACACAAAGCGCTGTTTGtgtaatgataataataataataatgttaatgaTAACGCCCGACTTGACTGTATGCCTCCCTCCATCCGTCTAACCGTCCGACTTTCTGTCTGTCCcactgtctgtctgactgccTACTTTATTACACAGACGCGTGTCTCTATTATGCTGGCGATAAGCTTTTGTTATGCCATAtaaaagccagcagcaaccacaTACACTCACAGCGAAAAAGTGTGTGGGCGAGATACTCGTACTGAATGCGCactcatacgccccgttgTACCTGCAACGGTTATTCTTTCTGCGTTTGCCACAATGGGGAATTGTCTAAAAAATTTGCCGCTTTTCATTTGCAGCGAGCGAAATCAAAGTGTCAACGCTGAAGtgccttttgttgttaaaGCCAAACTGTCGAAcgatttcaattgaaaatggaaaattgctTTGGACAGCACGCCAAATAAGATTTTCGGTGCGAGCTTATGACTTTCGACTATCCCGCCCACGTATATACATTGAGCTAAGAGTCTTGACAGTCGCTGTAATGGAAAATGTCCCGATTGAATTGAGCGATGGTGACTTTAAgtttaacattttgttgcctCATTGCCACTAATGTCTGTAAGCGCTTAAAAGCGAACACCAAAaactagcacacacacacattcgcaatTTGCCGCGTcactgttgttgcaacaacagcaagaacacaCGTTGTTTGCTCCACTTTTGAGCAGCGACAAGCGTGCACCACGTTTTTGCGCCTTTGCAACTTTGGTGCTAAAGAACCGCAAAGCCAGcgtaaataaattgcaacCGACGACttcaacggcaacggcaactgcaaatgaaagtggaactggaactggaactctgcctgcctgcctgactGCAACGATGATGGGATGAAAAAGGAACCAGAGGCATAAGGGCACTCGGTTGGCGCGACTCTACAGCTGATACTTTGGCACTCTTTTCTCATGCCACACACACCATTGACATGGCtaagctttgctttgcttactCTACACTCTACT of Drosophila nasuta strain 15112-1781.00 chromosome 3, ASM2355853v1, whole genome shotgun sequence contains these proteins:
- the LOC132790373 gene encoding zwei Ig domain protein zig-8 isoform X2, whose amino-acid sequence is MLFARPAARMSRANFGLLNWLISWLLLMLFKGYNAAIAPTPPTTTTTTVSPSNLLPYFDFDVPRNLTVTVGQTGFLHCRVERLGDKDVSWIRKRDLHILTAGSTTYTSDQRFQVLRPDNSANWTLQIKYPQPRDSGVYECQINTEPKMSLSYTFNVVELKAEIFGPSDLMVKTGSDINLTCKIMQGPHELGNIFWYKGSEMLDSKNENEIDSSMARIRVEDDWSDGLTSRLKIKRAMPGDTGNYTCVPTVAKTSSVYVHVIIGEHPAAMQHNSSSNSNSFYCGICCMLLSIVSCCLQHWYVSGATSETMAALLQLSKLPPRQLSHYPTTVAATAAAAAATATTFNARPRPSNRLDSRRLVQCMR
- the LOC132790373 gene encoding zwei Ig domain protein zig-8 isoform X1, which translates into the protein MLFARPAARMSRANFGLLNWLISWLLLMLFKGYNAAIAPTPPTTTTTTVSPSNLLPYFDFDVPRNLTVTVGQTGFLHCRVERLGDKDVSWIRKRDLHILTAGSTTYTSDQRFQVLRPDNSANWTLQIKYPQPRDSGVYECQINTEPKMSLSYTFNVVAELKAEIFGPSDLMVKTGSDINLTCKIMQGPHELGNIFWYKGSEMLDSKNENEIDSSMARIRVEDDWSDGLTSRLKIKRAMPGDTGNYTCVPTVAKTSSVYVHVIIGEHPAAMQHNSSSNSNSFYCGICCMLLSIVSCCLQHWYVSGATSETMAALLQLSKLPPRQLSHYPTTVAATAAAAAATATTFNARPRPSNRLDSRRLVQCMR